The Astatotilapia calliptera chromosome 14, fAstCal1.2, whole genome shotgun sequence genome includes a region encoding these proteins:
- the LOC113036677 gene encoding uncharacterized protein LOC113036677 isoform X1 — MDWPCKICKFATSTKEELMKHYRLRHIPSVQPLPCPYLDCFCSFKSWGSLKSHISRKHSTHSTVRTSEILSFCCQFCNVGTFSTEKEYFEHLRQHLKKQETVSCVFKNCNFKTNIYGTFASHKHRKHTPHSLDEFKEDVLKRFEKPLQTDQCSDVVNQEGEQSDIEEFRDDDVNVLPKLIERSLAHLMLKLESSFHVPNQCIDELVESLHFICHSASAPIMKDILQSCLKRHNCEVDEAIVSEMVNNICVANPVSAALCDGGPLSSAFKRRKYFNEHFSVVEPIEYILTGESSFQYVPILKSLLQVLSRKDILDLILSEAEVQRTVYNSFHDGTFYKTNELFSKNDLTIALNVDDFEICNPLGTSRKKHKITSVYWVLADVPSLLRSELNSIFLAILCKAEDVKRFGYSAVLEPLLKDLVVLEEEGLYVPSLGRRVKGTVFSVVADNLGAHSMGGFVESFSSSYVCRFCLGEKSQFQDGEVRNKAFPPRTAEQHTLHVQALQENNSLMHVYGVKRQCALTAKLKYFHVLSGYPPDVLHDLFEGVVPLEIALCLRLFIHNKYFTLEELNKCIKEFPYKWSDKTNAPQLVPVNFAQRKSVGGNAHENWALLRLLPLMVGSKIPEADPAWELLLVLRDIVELVVNQVHTEETICFLDSKISEHKHRFLMVFPEQRLIPKHHFLEHYPELIRAYGPLVSLWTMRFEAKHSFFKRVVRHTRSFRNILLSLAMKHQLLLAYNQHDSRAVRPLLQATTLSTMDVSVLREDIQEALQAKFPGETCVQIAKSVCYRGTKYTSGMILAYGSTGGLPDFGELIQIVVLKGNVGFIVKGVTAWSIEHLRSYVLEKTGTVKVIEAAELSDTVPLISYICGGTTIMTLKCSIYVP; from the coding sequence TACAGCCTCTGCCATGTCCTTACCtagattgtttttgttcatttaagtCATGGGGTAGCCTAAAATCACACATATCAAGGAAACACTCAACTCACTCAACAGTGAGAACCTCTGAAATACTCAGTTTCTGTTGCCAGTTCTGTAATGTGGGcacattttccactgaaaaagagTATTTTGAACACCTTCGTCAACATTTGAAAAAGCAAGAAACTGTGtcctgtgttttcaaaaattgTAATTTCAAAACTAACATTTATGGAACATTTGCGTCACATAAACATCGCAAGCACACTCCCCACTCTTTAGATGAGTTTAAAGAAGACGTTTTAAAGAGGTTTGAAAAGCCTTTACAAACAGATCAGTGCAGCGATGTAGTTAATCAGGAGGGTGAACAATCTGACATTGAGGAGTTTAGAGATGATGATGTGAATGTACTGCCAAAGTTGATTGAAAGAAGCTTGGCTCATTTGATGTTGAAATTAGAGAGTTCATTTCATGTTCCCAACCAATGCATTGATGAGCTTGTAGAgtcattgcattttatttgtcattcagCTTCCGCTCCCATCATGAAAGACATTTTACAGTCCTGCTTGAAGAGACACAACTGTGAAGTTGATGAAGCCATTGTGTCTGAAATGGTGAACAACATATGTGTTGCTAACCCTGTTAGCGCTGCCCTTTGTGATGGTGGTCCTCTCTCTTCTGCCTTCAAAAGAAGAAAGTATTTTAATGAACACTTTTCTGTCGTGGAGCCGATTGAGTATATTCTTACTGGAGAGAGTAGCTTCCAGTATGTTCCCATTCTAAAGTCTTTACTTCAGGTTCTTAGCAGGAAAGATATACTAGACCTGATCTTGAGTGAAGCAGAGGTGCAGAGAACTGTGTACAACTCATTTCATGACGGCACCTTTTACAAAACCAACGAGTTGTTCTCAAAAAATGACCTTACAATTGCGCTAAATGTGGATGACTTTGAGATTTGTAATCCTCTCGGTACAtccaggaaaaaacacaaaatcacatcTGTATATTGGGTGTTAGCTGATGTCCCTTCATTGCTCAGATCTGAGCTAAACTCAATCTTCTTAGCAATTCTTTGCAAGGCTGAGGATGTAAAGAGATTTGGTTACAGCGCTGTGTTAGAGCCACTGCTCAAAGATCTTGTGGTCTTAGAGGAGGAAGGACTGTATGTTCCATCACTGGGTAGAAGAGTCAAAGGCACAGTGTTTAGTGTAGTTGCAGACAACCTTGGTGCCCATTCTATGGGGGGATTTGTTGAGAGCTTTTCCAGTTCATATGTCTGTAGGTTTTGTCTTGGTGAAAAGTCACAATTTCAAGATGGTGAAGTGAGAAATAAGGCATTCCCACCCAGAACAGCGGAACAACACACACTGCATGTCCAGGCTTTACAGGAAAATAACAGTTTGATGCATGTTTATGGAGTGAAGAGACAGTGTGCACTGACGGCAAAActtaaatattttcatgttttgtctggATATCCACCTGATGTGTTGCATGATCTCTTTGAAGGTGTAGTGCCCCTAGAAATAGCACTGTGCCTAAGactattcattcacaacaaATACTTCACTCTTGAAGAGCTGAACAAATGCATCAAAGAGTTCCCCTATAAATGGTCGGACAAAACCAATGCACCACAGCTTGTTCCTGTGAACTTTGCCCAACGGAAAAGTGTGGGGGGCAATGCCCACGAGAACTGGGCTTTGCTTCGTCTCTTGCCACTCATGGTTGGATCAAAAATCCCTGAGGCTGACCCAGCATGGGAATTGCTTCTTGTGCTTCGAGACATTGTTGAGCTTGTTGTGAATCAAGTGCACACAGAGGAGACCATTTGCTTCCTGGACAGTAAGATATCTGAGCATAAACACAGGTTTCTCATGGTTTTTCCAGAGCAACGCCTCATTCCAAAACACCATTTCCTAGAACATTATCCAGAACTTATCAGGGCTTATGGTCCTCTGGTGTCACTGTGGACAATGCGGTTTGAGGCAAAGCACAGCTTTTTCAAGCGTGTTGTCAGACATACTCGTAGTTTTAGAAATATTCTGCTGTCACTGGCCATGAAGCATCAGTTGTTGCTTGCTTATAACCAACATGATTCCAGAGCTGTCAGACCATTACTACAGGCTACAACACTGTCTACAATGGATGTTAGTGTGCTGCGAGAGGATATCCAAGAAGCACTGCAGGCTAAGTTTCCTGGTGAGACATGTGTCCAGATAGccaaaagtgtgtgttacagagGCACCAAGTACACTAGTGGAATGATCCTGGCTTATGGTTCCACTGGTGGTCTACCAGATTTTGGGGAGTTGATCCAGATTGTGGTTTTGAAAGGCAATGTGGGATTCATAGTGAAAGGTGTAACTGCTTGGTCAATTGAACATCTAAGGAGCTATGTGCTTGAGAAAACTGGTACAGTGAAAGTCATAGAGGCAGCTGAGTTATCAGACACGGTCCCCTTGATTTCTTACATTTGTGGCGGAACAACCATTATGACTCTTAAGTGCAGCATTTATGTTCCATAA
- the LOC113036677 gene encoding sterile alpha motif domain-containing protein 3-like isoform X2 encodes MSQPSQLRVILADHDVRKVVLPSGIPETVDDLYSAIRDTFSITRDFCLHYKDADFGDEFFTLVSTTDLKDKDTIKIVFLQDQEPTITLTLSDVTNVTDNPSEEDSVDTSSVSTNDTLILSTSEDSPGHRYQRWPVQFQIPRFSDLTEIQIRSANERFQKDGTLLPTKDLIPLLPDILRKLAEAIYKYTAYPSSLQISEVAEALTLKHPCLKEPGSFNGCYGWAQRLKYKMNNFRSKLRGLGCPEVEVNSLKRKMTCDQYPAKNVKKPKKAEVNYLPPHAQGETSESLEKERIELLSEVMKRDNSRMVAQKMDKTFSLRREEIVKEAPAISDFMKRWPALFSEVQICEEFKRITTVSLESTFLARLDQCTPKLMALTLSKGGAAGLRMRQIKDMLLQDNTVEKRREIAIRCLIVYLGEKEEDLFKQYSDEEELNADLAMQIMKIAIIGDGPATIIVEGSKILERIDVARSCALMMGVIYALNLTYPKQLKFTFEVFQKLCLELDGQKASSKVMNLKFGIF; translated from the exons ATGTCACAACCGTCTCAACTTCGAGTGATCCTTGCAGATCATGATGTCCGTAAAGTTGTACTACCATCTGGAATCCCAGAAACGGTGGATGACCTTTATTCAGCCATCCGTGATACCTTTTCCATTACAAGAGACTTCTGTCTTCACTATAAAGATGCTGATTTTGGTGATGAGTTTTTTACCCTTGTTTCGACAACTGACCTTAAGGACAAGGACACAATCAAGATTGTGTTTCTCCAGGACCAGGAGCCTACAATAACCTTGACCTTAAGTGATGTGACCAACGTGACTGATAATCCATCTGAGGAGGACTCTGTTGACACCTCATCTGTGTCAACTAATGACACTCTGATTCTTTCCACATCTGAAGATAGTCCAGGGCACCGTTACCAGCGCTGGCCTGTTCAATTTCAGATTCCCAGGTTTTCTGACCTCACAGAGATCCAAATTCGGTCAGCCAACGAGCGCTTCCAAAAAGATGGGACTCTTCTCCCTACAAAAGATTTAATTCCACTGCTTCCTGACATACTTAGAAAACTAGCAGAAGCTATTTATAAGTATACTGCTTATCCATCCAGTCTGCAGATCAGTGAGGTTGCAGAGGCCCTGACTCTAAAGCATCCCTGCCTGAAAGAACCAGGGTCCTTCAATGGATGCTATGGGTGGGCGCAGCGTCTAAAGTACAAGATGAACAATTTCAGAAGCAAGCTTAGAGGTCTCGGCTGCCCTGAAGTTGAAGTAAACTCACTTAAGAGGAAAATGACATGTGACCAATACCCGGCAAAGAATGTCAAAAAACCAAAGAAGGCTGAGGTGAACTACCTACCCCCTCATGCTCAAGGTGAAACTAGTGAAAGtttggaaaaagagagaatCGAGCTACTGAGTGAAGTGATGAAAAGGGACAACTCCAGAATGGTAGCTCAGAAAATGGACAAGACGTTCAGCCTTCGTCGGGAGGAAATAGTGAAAGAGGCCCCTGCCATCAGTGACTTCATGAAGCGCTGGCCTGCTCTTTTTAGCGAAGTACAG ATATGTGAAGAATTTAAGAGGATAACAACAGTCAGCCTTGAATCAACCTTTCTGGCCAGGCTTGACCAATGCACCCCAAAACTGATGGCCTTGACCCTGTCAAAAGGAGGAGCTGCAGGTCTGAGGATGAGGCAGATTAAGGACATGCTTCTGCAG GACAACACAGTTGAAAAGCGCAGAGAAATTGCTATTCGCTGCCTCATAGTCTATCttggagagaaggaggaggatctTTTCAAACAATACAGC GATGAGGAGGAGCTCAACGCAGACCTTGCAATGCAAATCATGAAGATTGCTATCATTGGTGATGGGCCTGCAACCATCATCGTTGAGGGATCCAAGATCCTGGAGAGGATTGATGTTGCCAGATCCTGTGCTTTGATGATGGGAGTAATCTACGCTCTGAACCTTACCTATCCCAAGCAGCTGAAATTTACCTTTGAGGTATTTCAAAAACTATGCCTTGAGCTTGATGGACAAAAAGCCAGCTCTAAAGTAATGAATCTTAAGTTTGGTATTTTCTAG
- the timm50 gene encoding mitochondrial import inner membrane translocase subunit TIM50 produces MSAVCVLPMCLRASRGLLRLRSAAAGASAPAMVDVIRTLSTDKPPAAAGSATGGLAQAILQERLQQQQQPTQGQPPPEGGEGEREGEKAEDRKQKENTAYAKKMVLRLAGFMGVGGAVAIVYIFGTNSVDEQGNTIPDEFDKDPPVIQQLRRTYKYFKDYRQMIIEPTSPKLLPDPLKEPYYQPPYTLVLELTDVLLHPEWSLATGWRFKKRPGIDYLFQQVAPLYEIVVFTAETGMTAYPLIDSIDPQGFVMYRLFRDATRYVEGHHIKDVSCLNRDSSKVIVVDCKREAFSLQPFNGLALKKWDGNSEDRTLYDLANFLKTIAMSGVDDVRSVLENYALEEDPIEAFKRRQAQLAQEEEQRLSELSQQKKQGLSIGSIASRFWRSKQQ; encoded by the exons ATGTCGGCTGTGTGTGTGCTCCCCATGTGTCTGCGGGCGAGCCGGGGCCTCCTCCGGCTCAGGAGCGCGGCGGCGGGTGCCTCCGCCCCAGCCATGGTGGACGTCATCCGGACACTGTCCACGGACAAGCCGCCGGCCGCAGCGGGCAGTGCGACGGGCGGGTTAGCTCAGGCGATCCTCCAGGAGAGActccagcagcaacagcagccgaCTCAG gGTCAGCCTCCTCCAGAGGGAGGGGAGGGCGAGAGGGAGGGCGAGAAGGCAGAGGACAGGAAGCAGAAGGAGAACACGGCCTACGCCAAGAAGATGGTGCTACGGTTGGCCGGATTCATGGGAGTCGGCGGCGCGGTCGCCATCGTTTATATATTCG gcACAAATTCGGTGGATGAACAAGGAAACACG ATTCCAGACGAGTTCGACAAAG aCCCTCCGGTCATCCAACAGTTACGAAGAACCTACAAATACTTTAAGGACTACAGACAG ATGATCATCGAGCCCACGAGCCCGAAGCTGCTCCCCGACCCTCTGAAGGAGCCGTACTACCAGCCTCCTTACACGCTGGTGCTGGAGCTCACAGACGTCCTGCTGCACCCGGAGTGGTCG ttGGCAACAGGTTGGCGCTTTAAGAAACGTCCGGGCATCGATTACCTGTTCCAGCAGGTGGCGCCGCTCTACGAGATCGTCGTCTTCACCGCAGAGACCGGCATG ACGGCGTATCCTCTGATCGACAGCATCGACCCTCAGGGTTTCGTCATGTACCGTCTCTTCAGAGACGCAACGCGTTACGTGGAGGGACATCAtatcaag GATGTGTCGTGTCTGAACCGCGACAGCAGTAAGGTCATCGTGGTGGACTGTAAGCGGGAGGCGTTCAGCCTGCAGCCTTTCAACGGCCTGGCTCTGAAGAAATGGGACGGAAACTCTGAGGACCGAACGCTCTACGACCTCGCCAACTTCCTCAAGA ccATCGCTATGAGCGGCGTGGACGACGTGCGTTCGGTGTTGGAGAACTACGCGCTGGAGGAAGACCCCATCGAGGCCTTCAAGCGCCGACAGGCTCAGCTGGCACAG gaggaggagcagcgtCTGTCCGAGCTCTCCCAGCAGAAGAAACAGGGACTCTCGATCGGCTCCATCGCCTCGCGGTTTTGGCGCTCCAAGCAGCAATGA